One region of Wyeomyia smithii strain HCP4-BCI-WySm-NY-G18 chromosome 3, ASM2978416v1, whole genome shotgun sequence genomic DNA includes:
- the LOC129728510 gene encoding uncharacterized protein LOC129728510: MKTGQIANKIQADKSLNKLNYKAYIPKHFIAISGVVTGVPIDMTLDEIMENMTCVVPILGVNRLYRYVDGEKVPASRIGITFKSNRLPSEVRMFCCNNYVKPFANKAVFCNNCLRYNHKSINCRARQRCGQCGQLHENGNNKECKELIKCLHCRTEGQHQTGDFGCPERKRQNNLKTIMATTNLTVVEIREQYPIYTENQFSLLENIREHPTLVDSYADTVKNKVKPGPTRQRHQQAKRIPEEDPIESEAKAYNDKKRKTQDSGNNGVALFNRYKVDKKEKLRWKMELHKASRQRTYRDHEQNSVDLMEGQEEETYSGMPLRPQGLDHREQSSQPPDTNKIRYNYGKFDGKPQ; the protein is encoded by the coding sequence ATGAAAACTGGCCAAATCGCTAACAAGATCCAAGCAGACAAGTCCCTTAACAAGTTGAACTACAAAGCTTACATCCCGAAACACTTTATTGCCATATCAGGTGTCGTAACTGGTGTGCCGATCGATATGACGCTGGACGAGATTATGGAAAACATGACATGTGTAGTACCAATTTTGGGAGTCAACAGATTATACCGCTACGTAGATGGAGAAAAGGTTCCAGCGTCACGCATCGGAATAACTTTTAAAAGCAACCGTCTTCCCTCGGAAGTTCGCATGTTTTGTTGCAACAACTATGTCAAGCCGTTCGCTAACAAGGCAGTATTCTGTAACAACTGTCTCAGATACAACCACAAATCGATTAACTGCAGGGCACGCCAAAGATGCGGCCAGTGTGGACAACTACATGAAAATGGAAACAATAAGGAATGTAAGGAGTTAATCAAATGTCTACATTGCCGGACAGAAGGTCAACATCAAACCGGAGACTTTGGATGCCCAGAACGAAAAAGACAGAATAACCTCAAAACCATAATGGCAACAACTAACCTAACGGTGGTGGAAATACGGGAACAATATCCTATATACacagaaaatcagttcagttTATTAGAAAACATTAGGGAACATCCCACACTGGTGGACTCATATGCAGATACGGTAAAAAACAAAGTGAAACCAGGACCAACAAGACAAAGACACCAACAAGCGAAAAGAATACCAGAGGAAGACCCAATCGAGTCTGAGGCAAAAGCGTATAACGATAAGAAGCGTAAAACACAAGATTCAGGGAACAATGGAGTAGCGCTTTTTAATCGATACAAGgtagataaaaaagaaaaactacGCTGGAAGATGGAGTTGCACAAAGCATCCAGACAGAGAACGTACAGAGATCACGAACAGAATTCTGTAGATCTTATGGAAGGACAGGaagaagaaacatattccggaaTGCCTTTGAGACCGCAAGGGCTTGACCACAGAGAACAATCAAGTCAACCACCTGACACCAACAAGATAAGGTACAATTACGGTAAATTTGACGGTAAACCGCAATAA